TTACCACCTGATACAAAACCAGCATGTGTATATAACGTGAAGAAAATAACGATAATACCACCGGAAATGATTTTTATTAAATTAGATTTATCATCTAAACGATTTTTGAAAAAGTCAGGCAATGTAATTGCATCTCCAGCGATTTCAGTGTGCAAGCGCAATCGAGGTGCGACGAGTAAATAGTTAATCCAAGCACCTAATGTTAATCCTATAGATAACCAAGCAGCGGAAAGACCAGTGGAATAAACTTCACCCGGCAACCCCATTATCATCCAACCACTCATGTCAGATGCACCGGCTGAAAGTGCTGTGACCCATGGTCCAATATTACGTCCGCCAAGCATATACTCACTTAAGTTACTTGTGGCTTGTTTATAACCGTAATAACCAATACCAAGTAAAATAATAAAGTATAAGGCTATCATGATGTACGTTTGCCAGTCTGGGTTGACTTGGCTCGATAAAGTAGACCCAAAAATATACATAAATATATCCCCCTTTTTGTTACATAAATTAATTATACAGAAATATCCCGGGTTGAAAAGTGTATTTTTATTCGAAAGTTAAAAATTGCTAATTAATTATCGTTTTAATGTTGCTTTTTGCTATTTTTAGAGACGTATGTCTGTATTTTAAAAAATTTTAAGAAGTGAATGATATGAAAGTATTTGCAAGTTTATAACATACTTGTGTAACTTTATAGCTTAAAAGTGTATTTGAGTAACATGGATCAAATATATAGAGTTAGCATTTCAATCTTAATTGATAATAACTTTAAATATCTCTTAAATGTGTTGCGTTTTCATCTGACCGTTTCAGAAAATACTTAGATTTTTAACTTGAAATTTGGTACAATTTTAAGATAAAAGAGTATTTTTAAGGAGGCTAATTTAGTCATGACCGAAATAACACATGAACAAGTGAAGCACATTGCTAACCTTGCACGTTTAAATGTGTCAGATAAAGAGTCAAAAGAAATTCAAGAGACGTTAGCAGGTGTGTTAGATTTTTGTCATCAAATTGATTCAGTTGATACAGAAAATGTAAAACCTACGAATCACGTATTAGATTTGCAAAATGTTTTAAGAGATGATGTGGCACATAAAGGTTTACCACAAGAAAAAGCATTAGCAAATGCCAAAGAGGTAGAGGCAGGTCAATTTAAAGTACCTGCAGTGATGAATGGGGAGGACGCATAATTATGAGCATCCGTTATGAATCAATTGAAAATTTACAAACATTAATTAAAGAAAATAAAATTAAGCCTTCAGAAATTGTTAAAGATATATATAAAGCAATTGAAGAAACTGATCCACACATTAAATCATTTCTAGCACTTGATAAAGAGCAAGCAATAAAAAAAGCAGAAGAATTAGATCAAAAGCAAGCTGCAGGTGAGATTGAAGGTAAATTGTTCGGTATCCCTATGGGGATTAAAGATAACATTATTACTGAAGGTTTAGAAACGACATGTGCGAGTAAAATGTTAGAAGGTTTTGTACCAATATATGAAGCGACAGTAATGAAAAAATTACACGCAGAAAATGGTGTGTTAATTGGTAAAGTTAATTTAGATGAATTTGCCATGGGGGGGTCTACTGAAACATCATATTTCAAAAAAACAGTAAACCCATTTGATCATAATGCGGTTCCAGGTGGTTCTTCAGGTGGTTCAGCTGCTGCGGTTGCTGCTGGTTTAGTGCCGTTTACATTAGGAACAGATACAGGTGGGTCAATTCGTCAGCCTGCTGCATATTGCGGTGTGGTAGGGTTAAAGCCAACTTATGGTCGTGTTTCACGTTTTGGACTTGTTGCATTTGCATCTTCATTAGACCAAATTGGACCTTTAACACGTAACGTAAAAGACAATGCCATCGTATTAGAAGCCATCGTTGGGGAAGATGAACTTGATTCTACAAGTGCTCCAGATGTTTCAAATTACTTTACATCGGATATCGGTAGAGATATTAGCGGTATGAAAATCGCATTACCAAAGGAATACATTGGTGATGGTGTAGACGAAGAAGTTAAAGCATCTGTACTACAAGCAGTTGAGACTTTTAAAGCTTTAGGTGCAACAGTAGAAGAAGTGTCATTACCACGTACGCCTTATGGCATTCCTTCATATTATGTTATTGCATCTGCGGAAGCTTCTTCAAATTTAGCGCGATTTGACGGTATTCGTTATGGTTACCATTCTAAAGAGGCAACTAATTTAGAAGAACTTTACAAAATGTCTCGAAGTGAAGGCTTCGGAGAGGAAGTTAAACGACGTATCTTCTTAGGGACATATGTGTTAAGTTCAGGCTATTATGATGCATATTATAAAAAAGCACAAAAAGTGAGAACACTAATTAAAAATGATTTTGAAA
The sequence above is a segment of the Staphylococcus hyicus genome. Coding sequences within it:
- the gatA gene encoding Asp-tRNA(Asn)/Glu-tRNA(Gln) amidotransferase subunit GatA, giving the protein MSIRYESIENLQTLIKENKIKPSEIVKDIYKAIEETDPHIKSFLALDKEQAIKKAEELDQKQAAGEIEGKLFGIPMGIKDNIITEGLETTCASKMLEGFVPIYEATVMKKLHAENGVLIGKVNLDEFAMGGSTETSYFKKTVNPFDHNAVPGGSSGGSAAAVAAGLVPFTLGTDTGGSIRQPAAYCGVVGLKPTYGRVSRFGLVAFASSLDQIGPLTRNVKDNAIVLEAIVGEDELDSTSAPDVSNYFTSDIGRDISGMKIALPKEYIGDGVDEEVKASVLQAVETFKALGATVEEVSLPRTPYGIPSYYVIASAEASSNLARFDGIRYGYHSKEATNLEELYKMSRSEGFGEEVKRRIFLGTYVLSSGYYDAYYKKAQKVRTLIKNDFENVFENYDVVIGPTTPTVAFDLGSEIDDPLTMYANDLLTTPVNLAGLPGISIPCGLAKNGRPIGLQLIGKPFDEKTLYRVAYQFETQFNLHDHYHKL
- the gatC gene encoding Asp-tRNA(Asn)/Glu-tRNA(Gln) amidotransferase subunit GatC, producing MTEITHEQVKHIANLARLNVSDKESKEIQETLAGVLDFCHQIDSVDTENVKPTNHVLDLQNVLRDDVAHKGLPQEKALANAKEVEAGQFKVPAVMNGEDA